The following are encoded in a window of Glandiceps talaboti chromosome 5, keGlaTala1.1, whole genome shotgun sequence genomic DNA:
- the LOC144434787 gene encoding mitochondrial glycine transporter A-like has protein sequence MTNTYTIEKNGHVLRLKLACKDRMDSIISSPLCKSFIAGSVSGTCSTVLFQPLDLLKTRLQAPITVGHHGNSGVLQTFIRVIRNEKIAGLWRGVVPSVARCVPGVGMYFCSLSWLKTTTGFIDPTPLQAITLGAGARLVAGITLIPVTVVKTRFESGRFHYKGVFQALKSIYALEGRRGLFSGATATLLRDVPFSGLYLMFYIQTKKFFSTDQYSNSAIPVPVVHFGCGVIAGIFASGLTQPADVIKTHMQLYPNRYTGVFHVVKSIIQIHGPYGFLRGMLPRCLRRTLMAAMAWTVYEQAMKKFGLK, from the exons ATGACCAATACGTACACAATTGAGAAGAACGGACATGTGCTCAGGTTAAAGTTGGCATGCAAAGATAGGATGGACTCCATAATCAGT tcACCACTTTGCAAGTCATTTATAGCAGGGTCTGTGAGTGGAACTTGTTCTACAGTACTGTTTCAACCCCTTGATCTACTGAAGACAAGACTTCAAGCACCAATAACTGttggtcaccatggcaactcAGGAGTTTTACAGACTTTCATCAGAGTTATACGAAATGAAAAAATTGCAGGTTTATGGAGAGGGGTTGTACCT TCTGTCGCAAGATGTGTCCCTGGTGTTGGAATGTACTTCTGTTCCCTATCCTGGCTGAAGACCACTACAGG ATTTATAGATCCAACTCCACTGCAAGCTATAACACTGGGTGCTGGTGCAAGACTTGTTGCAGGCATAACTCTAATACCAGTGACAGTAGTCAAAACAAGGTTTGAG aGTGGTCGGTTTCATTACAAAGGGGTTTTCCAAGCTCTGAAGTCGATCTATGCCCTTGAAGGAAGGAGAG GATTGTTCAGTGGAGCGACAGCAACTCTACTGCGTGATGTACCTTTCTCAGGACTCTATCTCATGTTCTATATACAGACAAAGAAATTTTTCAGTACAG ACCAATACTCCAATAGTGCAATTCCTGTTCCTGTTGTACATTTTGGTTGTGGAGTGATAGCAGGCATCTTTGCATCAGGTCTTACACAACCGGCCGACGTAATCAAAACACACATGCAGCTCTACCCTAATAGATACACTGGTGTCTTCCATGTTGTCAAGTCAATCATTCAG ATACATGGACCATATGGTTTTCTACGTGGAATGCTGCCAAGATGTCTTAGAAGAACTCTAATGGCAGCCATGGCATGGACAGTGTATGAACAG GCAATGAAAAAATTTGGACTAAAATGA